From Endozoicomonas sp. 8E, the proteins below share one genomic window:
- a CDS encoding ankyrin repeat domain-containing protein, translating to MPVVNQNTSESHPDTFFPDLTFFRACSGGDLDQVERSLAEGVNVNAFRTDDFTALMLACSRGHTDVVVRLINTGANLDAARSNGASALFIAAEYGNTGCVKLLINAGADINAARSNGTTALFIAAKFTNTDCMKRLINAGADINARTRSGTTPLHVAAALGNSDCVKLLINAEADLNVRNKDGATPLYMAAQNSNTGCLKILIEAGADLNTARITTGATPLFMAARNDHSDCVKLLINAGADIDARTENGATPLFIAAQENNTDCVELLIRAGANLNAALPDGTTPLFISSAMGNSDCTKLLINAGAEFRTEADKETKERRCFVQ from the coding sequence ATGCCTGTGGTGAATCAGAACACCAGTGAATCTCACCCGGATACCTTTTTCCCTGATCTGACGTTTTTTCGTGCCTGTTCTGGAGGGGATTTGGACCAGGTGGAAAGATCTCTGGCAGAAGGAGTCAATGTCAATGCCTTTAGGACTGATGATTTCACAGCCTTGATGTTAGCATGCAGCAGAGGGCATACAGATGTCGTCGTACGCCTGATCAACACTGGAGCAAACCTCGACGCCGCCCGTTCTAATGGTGCCAGCGCTCTGTTCATCGCTGCTGAGTACGGTAATACCGGCTGCGTGAAACTTCTGATCAACGCCGGGGCAGATATCAACGCCGCCCGTTCTAATGGTACCACCGCTCTGTTCATCGCTGCTAAGTTCACTAATACCGACTGCATGAAACGCCTGATCAACGCCGGGGCAGATATCAACGCCCGGACCAGGTCTGGCACCACGCCGCTGCACGTTGCGGCTGCGTTAGGCAATTCAGACTGTGTGAAACTCCTGATCAACGCCGAGGCGGACCTCAACGTCCGGAATAAAGATGGCGCCACCCCGCTGTACATGGCAGCGCAGAATAGCAATACCGGCTGCCTGAAAATCCTGATCGAAGCCGGAGCGGATCTCAACACCGCCAGGATTACGACTGGTGCTACCCCTCTGTTCATGGCAGCCCGGAACGACCATAGCGACTGCGTGAAACTCCTGATCAACGCCGGGGCGGATATCGACGCGCGAACTGAGAATGGCGCTACCCCGCTGTTCATCGCCGCCCAGGAAAATAACACCGACTGCGTGGAACTCCTGATCCGGGCCGGGGCAAATCTCAACGCTGCCCTGCCGGATGGCACAACCCCGCTGTTCATCTCATCCGCGATGGGCAATTCCGACTGCACGAAACTCCTGATCAACGCCGGGGCAGAGTTCAGAACAGAGGCAGACAAGGAAACAAAAGAAAGACGTTGTTTTGTTCAGTAA